Proteins encoded within one genomic window of Arachis ipaensis cultivar K30076 chromosome B08, Araip1.1, whole genome shotgun sequence:
- the LOC107611061 gene encoding acyltransferase-like protein At1g54570, chloroplastic — protein MAARFGATIVPFGTVGEDDIADILFDFNDLAEIPYFIEYVRELQRGSVKFRDEISGEVASRDIAPPLILPKLPGRFYYLFGKPISTKGMENMLKDREAANKLYLQIKSEVENNMGYLLKKRLRNRLAWMQNYQTYATGTSTAPTYLPALQFTNKDPKGNVHEFNLIDGGVCANNPKFDAVSRYGIEGGGLSFFSDIALLLIDEVHLLNDPHRAALEAIVSRIKIVSCNPKMKLNPLAQVHLVAVSATIPNIEDLAEWIKVPEEGIKR, from the exons ATGGCAGCGCGATTTGGCGCTACAATCGTGCCATTTGGTACTGTGGGCGAAGATGATATAGCTGAT ATACTTTTTGACTTCAATGACTTAGCGGAGATCCCTTATTTCATAGAGTATGTCAGAGAATTGCAGCGAGGCTCGGTTAAGTTCAG AGATGAGATAAGTGGTGAGGTAGCAAGCAGAGATATAGCTCCACCATTGATTCTTCCAAAATTGCCTGGAAGATTCTACTATCTATTTGGGAAGCCAATAAGCACAAAAGGGATGGAGAACATGCTTAAAGACAGAGAAGCTGCCAACAAGCTATACCTTCAAATTAAGTCAGAAGTTGAGAACAATATGGGTTACTTGCTCAAGAAAAG ATTAAGAAATCGCCTTGCTTGGATGCAAAATTATCAGACATATGCCACTGGCACATCAACTGCACCAACCTATCTCCCTGCTCTCCAGTTCACCAATAAAGATCCAAAAGGAAATGTGCATGAATTCAACCTCATTGATGGTGGTGTTTGTGCCAATAATCcg AAATTTGATGCAGTGTCACGCTATGGTATAGAAGGTGGTGGCTTAAGCTTTTTCAGTGACATCGCACTTCTACTTATTGATGAAGTCCATCTGTTGAATGATCCACATAGAGCAGCATTGGAAGCGATTGTTAGTAGAATAAAGATCGTTTCTTGCAATCCAAAAATGAAACTAAATCCTCTTGCTCAGGTGCACTTGGTTGCTGTGTCAGCCACAATTCCAAATATTGAGGATCTAg CTGAGTGGATTAAGGTTCCTGAGGAAGGGATTAAAAGGTAG